The following coding sequences lie in one Myxococcus xanthus genomic window:
- a CDS encoding tetratricopeptide repeat protein — translation MKPFRIDSFQVGAGKTQMTWFRSLLVGSLAFTAACASGPQKKQTAVPEVPPPAAQQPAPEQKPVPPPAQKSGSAKSAFAAALQSYEAGDLDGARKGFEAVVDELPQSLNAQFNLGVIAERQGRPDDARVAYEKVLLLDPAHVPAVVNLGVMYREQGRLDEAIALFERALKMPGREYDASLLNSLSITYRVAGKLDESEAAARRVLVRNKDNPGAYKNLAHVAYAREKYRLAELLAGNARKHSENDPALYNLLGMVYLKLDDRARALVQFQKAISLDAKFTPGYLNLGALALSFRDYVGAERSFGKAAELEPGSPDVTLYLAWALDGQKGRDPKKGLAAGEAFEKVLATRSDLPEAVCGAGWAYASDRAGWQKAIAFLDRCKGLETTTDNDKQMITAKVQGLQNMLKAPPPATAPATAEGEGDGAPADEAIGGGGAQPAQGAEGVAPGQGSDVAPKGDATGGAGAQPGQGAGTQPEQGTTGE, via the coding sequence ATGAAGCCGTTTCGCATCGATTCCTTTCAGGTTGGGGCGGGGAAGACGCAGATGACCTGGTTCCGTTCGCTCCTCGTCGGCTCGCTGGCCTTCACGGCGGCGTGCGCGTCGGGGCCTCAGAAGAAGCAGACCGCCGTGCCGGAGGTGCCTCCGCCCGCGGCGCAGCAGCCCGCGCCCGAGCAGAAGCCGGTGCCGCCTCCCGCGCAGAAGTCCGGCAGCGCGAAGTCCGCCTTCGCGGCGGCGCTCCAGTCCTATGAAGCGGGGGACCTGGACGGTGCGCGCAAGGGCTTCGAGGCGGTGGTGGATGAACTGCCGCAGAGCCTCAACGCGCAGTTCAACCTGGGCGTCATCGCGGAGCGCCAGGGCCGTCCGGATGACGCGCGCGTGGCCTACGAGAAGGTCCTCCTGCTGGACCCGGCGCACGTGCCCGCGGTGGTCAACCTGGGCGTCATGTACCGGGAGCAGGGGCGGCTGGACGAAGCCATCGCGTTGTTCGAGCGGGCGCTGAAGATGCCTGGTCGCGAGTACGACGCGTCGCTGCTCAACAGCCTGTCCATCACCTATCGCGTCGCCGGAAAGCTGGACGAGTCCGAGGCCGCCGCGCGCCGCGTGCTGGTGCGCAACAAGGACAACCCGGGGGCGTACAAGAACCTGGCGCACGTGGCCTACGCACGGGAGAAGTACCGGCTGGCGGAGCTGCTGGCCGGCAACGCGCGCAAGCACTCGGAGAACGACCCGGCGCTCTACAACCTGCTGGGCATGGTCTACCTGAAGCTGGACGACCGGGCGCGCGCGCTGGTGCAGTTCCAGAAGGCCATCTCCCTGGATGCGAAGTTCACCCCGGGCTACCTCAACCTGGGCGCCCTGGCGCTGAGCTTCCGCGACTACGTGGGCGCCGAGCGCTCCTTCGGCAAGGCTGCGGAGCTGGAGCCGGGCTCGCCGGACGTGACGCTGTACCTGGCCTGGGCGCTGGACGGGCAGAAGGGGCGCGACCCGAAGAAGGGCCTGGCCGCGGGTGAGGCGTTCGAGAAGGTGCTGGCCACGCGCTCGGACCTGCCAGAGGCCGTGTGCGGCGCGGGCTGGGCGTATGCGTCGGACCGCGCGGGCTGGCAGAAGGCCATCGCGTTCCTCGACCGCTGCAAGGGGTTGGAGACGACGACCGACAATGACAAGCAGATGATCACCGCCAAGGTCCAGGGCCTGCAGAACATGCTCAAGGCTCCACCGCCCGCCACCGCGCCCGCCACCGCGGAAGGCGAAGGCGATGGCGCTCCGGCGGATGAGGCCATTGGCGGCGGCGGTGCGCAGCCCGCGCAGGGCGCCGAGGGTGTGGCGCCTGGTCAGGGCTCGGATGTTGCGCCGAAAGGCGATGCCACGGGCGGCGCGGGCGCACAGCCTGGGCAGGGCGCGGGCACCCAGCCCGAGCAAGGCACCACGGGCGAGTGA